Proteins encoded within one genomic window of Fragaria vesca subsp. vesca linkage group LG1, FraVesHawaii_1.0, whole genome shotgun sequence:
- the LOC101290700 gene encoding 1-aminocyclopropane-1-carboxylate oxidase 1-like, whose product MEIPIIDFGEINGEGRSKTMALLHQACEQWGFFQIDNYGIDKKLMEKVKQLVNAHYEENLKESFYQSDIDRCLEKDDDISDKDWETAFYVWHLPTSNIEEIPNISEDFCKAMNEYIAQLINLAEKLSELMCENLGLEKNDIKKAFSGSKGPCVGTKVAKYPKCSQPERVRGLREHTDAGGIILMLQEDQIPGLEFFKDGKWVPIPPCKKNTIFVNTGDLLEVLTNGRYKSTVHRVMTDKDGSRLSIATFYNPAGDALISPAPKLLYPNSFRFQDYLKLYATTKFNDKGPRFETMKQMAHNGNNGFHT is encoded by the exons ATGGAGATCCCTATCATAGACTTCGGTGAGATCAATGGTGAAGGGAGGAGCAAGACAATGGCTCTTCTGCACCAAGCGTGCGAGCAATGGGGCTTCTTTCAA ATTGACAACTATGGAATCGACAAAAAGCTGATGGAAAAAGTGAAGCAATTGGTAAATGCACACTATGAGGAGAATTTGAAAGAGAGCTTTTATCAGTCAGACATAGATAGATGCTTAGAGAAAGACGATGATATCTCTGACAAAGACTGGGAAACCGCCTTTTATGTGTGGCATCTCCCCACATCTAACATTGAAGAGATTCCAAATATCTCAGAGGATTTTTG CAAGGCAATGAACGAGTACATAGCTCAACTGATCAACCTGGCAGAGAAACTCTCCGAGCTCATGTGTGAGAATCTTGGTTTGGAGAAGAATGACATCAAGAAAGCATTTTCAGGTAGCAAGGGTCCTTGTGTCGGGACAAAAGTTGCGAAATATCCCAAGTGCTCTCAGCCAGAGCGTGTGAGAGGACTGCGAGAGCACACTGATGCCGGTGGAATCATACTCATGCTCCAAGAAGACCAAATTCCGGGACTTGAATTCTTCAAAGATGGCAAATGGGTTCCGATTCCACCATGCAAGAAGAACACCATCTTTGTGAACACAGGTGACCTATTGGAAGTGCTGACTAATGGAAGGTACAAAAGTACAGTGCACCGTGTTATGACAGACAAAGATGGAAGTCGGCTCTCCATTGCTACCTTCTATAACCCTGCCGGAGATGCCCTTATCTCTCCGGCTCCCAAACTCTTATACCCCAATAGCTTCCGGTTTCAAGATTACCTCAAGCTTTATGCCACCACAAAGTTCAATGACAAGGGCCCTAGATTTGAAACCATGAAACAAATGGCCCATAATGGGAACAATGGTTTCCATACCTAA